The Streptomyces rimosus genomic interval CCCGGCTCGCATGCGGCTTTCCTGGGAGGACGGCATGGTGCGGATGAGCATGTGGGACACCGGCCGTACGCTGCCCGGCGTCGCCGAGCACCCCGCGCCGGACGGTCTCGTCGCCGGGTCCGGGCGCGGGTTGCGGCTCGTCGGGGCGTATGCCGACGACTGGGGGTGGTACGCACTCGATCCGAACCGCCTCGGAGTGGACGGCAAGATCGTGTGGTGCGAGCTGTACCGCTGAGCCAGTCGGTCAGTCGGCTGCCGTCAGGGCGTCCGGTCTGGCTGCGGTAGCGACACCCGAGGCCGCGTCCGCCGATCGGCCCATTGCCGTACGGCCCTCCGCCCGCCGCTGCAACATCGCCGCCCACAGCGCCGCGAGCAACGCCAACGCGCCGACCGCCGCCCCCACCCAGGCCACCGACGTATAGCCGTAACCCGCGTCGATCGTCAGGCCGCCGAGCATTGGCGTGAGGGTAATGCCCACGTTGAAGGCGGACGTGTTGACCGCCGGGGCCAGCGTCGGCGCGTCCGGGGCGAGGG includes:
- a CDS encoding ATP-binding protein, translating into MPLHAVTPLRHPAYRHGNWEYSLRLPYCPLSPGIARTTAHLVLNRHSLPELGDRARLLASELATNCYLHAPGPARMRLSWEDGMVRMSMWDTGRTLPGVAEHPAPDGLVAGSGRGLRLVGAYADDWGWYALDPNRLGVDGKIVWCELYR